The following are encoded together in the Desulfofalx alkaliphila DSM 12257 genome:
- a CDS encoding DUF2149 domain-containing protein, with protein sequence MKSGLRNRKRLIYEDVNPVEGAINIVDAMLVFACGLMLALAFQWNVDLSLGQRINLEQGREVTDTPAINEDLIETQGEGRIYENIGTVYKDPETGQLFMLTN encoded by the coding sequence GTGAAAAGCGGGTTGAGGAACAGAAAACGTCTGATTTATGAAGATGTTAACCCTGTTGAGGGGGCAATTAACATTGTAGATGCCATGCTTGTCTTTGCCTGTGGCTTAATGCTTGCTTTGGCTTTTCAATGGAATGTCGATCTAAGCCTAGGACAGCGGATTAATCTTGAACAGGGACGGGAGGTAACTGATACCCCGGCAATAAATGAAGACCTGATTGAAACCCAAGGTGAAGGAAGGATTTATGAGAACATCGGTACGGTATACAAGGATCCCGAGACAGGGCAATTGTTCATGCTTACTAATTAA
- a CDS encoding MotA/TolQ/ExbB proton channel family protein, translating into MLEPLKGTMHAISSGLLMPTITVLLILLALSVLELGGLLVEALAVRRKFKVNVPALIDAFQQKDAREIMNEIEHSPLFRRHKLALGEIIKHRNLSAASQQALARRLLASEELHYIRITNRTDLVARLGPMLGLMATLIPLGPGMIALGQGDTKMLADSLLTAFDATVTGLAAAGVAYAISRLRKGWYEDYLSSLEAIMESLLEVLDREKRVEEQKTSDL; encoded by the coding sequence ATGTTAGAACCCTTAAAAGGTACAATGCACGCCATTTCGTCGGGCTTATTAATGCCTACCATTACGGTACTTTTGATCTTGTTAGCTTTGTCAGTGCTTGAGTTAGGTGGTTTGTTGGTGGAGGCTTTAGCGGTACGGCGTAAGTTTAAAGTAAATGTGCCTGCCTTAATAGATGCTTTTCAGCAAAAAGATGCTAGGGAGATAATGAATGAAATTGAGCATAGCCCACTGTTTAGGCGACATAAATTGGCTCTTGGCGAAATAATCAAGCATAGAAACCTGTCTGCTGCTTCGCAGCAAGCACTGGCCCGCCGGTTGTTGGCCAGCGAGGAACTGCATTATATCAGAATCACCAACAGAACCGATTTGGTGGCTAGACTGGGACCGATGTTAGGATTAATGGCCACACTAATTCCACTGGGACCGGGCATGATTGCTTTAGGTCAGGGCGATACCAAAATGCTGGCCGATTCACTGTTAACAGCCTTTGATGCTACGGTAACCGGTTTGGCTGCTGCCGGCGTCGCCTATGCAATCTCTCGCCTGCGGAAAGGGTGGTACGAGGATTACTTAAGCTCACTGGAAGCCATAATGGAAAGTTTGCTGGAGGTGTTAGACCGTGAAAAGCGGGTTGAGGAACAGAAAACGTCTGATTTATGA